A window of Dehalococcoidia bacterium genomic DNA:
TCGCCCTCGCCCTCGCCGGCGAGGGCTGCGATGTTGTCCTCTGCGCCCGCGGCGAAGCGGCGCTCCGAGATGCGGAGGCTGAGGTCGGCAGGCGCGGCGTGCGGACGCTCGCCGTCGCCGTCGATGTGACGCAGCGCGACGGCGTCGAGACGCTTGTCCGGCGCGCCGTCGACGCCTTCGGCCGCGTCGACGTGCTGGTCAACAACGTCGGCGGCTCATTCGCCGGCGATGAAGATGACGCCTGGGATGCCAGCTATCGCGCCAACCTCCTGGCGGCTGTCCGCGCGACCCGACTCGTCGCGCCCCACATGCGGCGGCAGGGCGGCGGCAGCATCATCCACGTCGCGTCGATATGGGGGCGCGAGTCCGGCGGAGCGCTCACCTATAACGCCCTCAAGGCGGCGCTCATCAGCCACGCCAAGAACACGGCCCTCGCCCTTGCCCCCGACAACATACGCGTGAACTCCGTCGCACCCGGCTCCATCGCCTTTCCCGGCGGCTCGTGGCAGCGCCGGATCGACGCCGACCCAGAGGCGATGGCGCGCTTCGTCGAGGCGAACATACCGATGGGACGCTTCGGTCGGCCGGAGGAAGTGGCGGCGGTCGTCGCTTTCCTCGCCTCCGACAGGGCGAGCTGGGTGACGGGCGCTTGCATCAACGTGGACGGCGGCCAGTCCCGCTCCAACATCTGAGCGCCGCGCAATGGCTGACCAACCGCTGGAAGGGCTGCTCGCAATCGACCTCGCGGGAGGCGTCGCAGGCGCGTACTGCTGCTCGCTCCTCGCCGCCGCGGGCGCCGAAGTCATCAAAGTGGAGCCGCCGCGCAAAGGCCACCCCCTCCGATACCGCGCCCCCTTCCTGAAGGACATCCCCGCGCCGGAGAATAGCGCCCTCTTCCTCTTCCTGAATGCGGGCAAGAAGAGCGTAACACTCGACTGCGAAGCGGAAGACGGGCGCGCCCTGCTCCGCGCCCTTGTCGACAAGGCGGACGCCCTCGTCGAAGAGGCGCCTCCCGGCTATCTCGCCTCACTCGGCCTGACCTACGACGACCTGCGCCGCACGAACCCCCGGCTTGTCATCACCTCCGTCACATCCCACGGACCGTGGGATTCCCGCGCCGCTTACCGCCTTGACAACTTGACGCTGCTTGCCGCCGCCGGACGGCTCAACCCGGATGTCGGCTGCGGAGCGGACGAGGCCGCGGGCCACGCCGCTGAGTACGAGGCGGGGCTGAACGCCTTCGCCGCCACCCTCGCCGGTCTTTTGGGCGTCGCCGTCTCCGAGCGCGGCCAGCGCGTCGGGGTCGCGGGCGTCGAGTGCCTCGCGGCGACAAGCGTCCTACCGAAACTGTCGCCGCGCCCCGCCGTCGCGGCCGCCGTCCCGTCCGTGGAGACCGAGCACCCCCTCGCGGGCCGCCTGGCCTATCCACCGCTGCCCTTCGCGCTCGAGGGCGTGGACTACCGGCAGCCGGCGCCCCTTCTCGGCGGCGACAACGCGGCGGTCTACGGCGAGATGCTCGGCTTGACTCCTGACGAGATAGCCTCGCTCGCAGCGAAAGAGGTGATCTGAGCATGAGCCGTCTACCCCTCGCCGCCGTCCGCGTCGTCGAGCTCGATGCCGGCCTTGCCGGCGCCCGCTGCGCGCGCATTCTCGGCGACCTGGGCGCGGAGGTGATCAAGGTCGAGCGGCCCTCGTCCACGCCACCGACCGACGCCCTCCGCTTCGACCTCGACCGCAACAAGCTCGGCTGCGCTATCGACGCCGCGGACGAACGCGGACGCGCGATGCTCCTGCGGCTGGCGCGGCTGAGCCAGGTCGCCGTCGTCGCGTTTGACGGCGCGGGGCCATCTGCGGACCAGCTGCGTGAAGCAAAGCCCGACCTCATCATCGCGTCGCTGCCGCCGTCCGACGGGCCGCCCGCGCTCGAAGACGTCACGCTGGGGACGGCAGCGGCGGCAGGCGTCCTGGTAGCGCTCGTGAAGCACCGGCGCACGGGAGAAAGCAGCCTGGTGGCGCTGCGCGGGGACGCCCTTGCGGCGTCGTTTCGGGGCGAGCGCGCCCTCCGCGCGCCGGCGCCGCCTTCGGCTTCAGACGCTCCCTGCGGCTGCTATTCGTGCGGGAGGGGGACCATCGCCGTCTCCGTCTCGTCCGACGAGGAGTTCGCCGCCCTCTGCCGCGCGATCGGCCGGGAAGAGCTGGTGCGCGACCCGCGCCTTTCCGACGCCCCGTCTCGGAGCGAGAACGCGGCGGAGCTCGGGCGCTATATCGAGGCGTGGACTGCCAATCGCAGCGCGGAAGAGGCGGCGCAAGCGCTCCAGGAAGCGGGGGTGAGTGCCTCGCCCGTACTCACGCCCGGGGACATCCAGCGTGACCCCCACCTGCGACGGGGCGGCTTCTTCGAACTGATCGCCCACCCGGAGGGCGAGCGCGAAGTCCCACGCCTCCCCTGGCGCTTCCGCGGCACGTCCGTCCACACGCGCCTGCCCGCGCCCCTGCCCGGCGAGCACAACGCCTACGTCTTCCGCGACCTGCTGCGGCTGTCAGATGCCGAGATATCGGAGCTGGCCGGGGCGGGAGTTATCGGAAAAGTCTAGGCGCGGCGCGCCAGAACGCGCATCATATCTTCTTCGCCACCATCCAGATGTGATTGGCGAACAGCGCATTCAGCGGCCGGATGTAGCTAAAAGGCCGCAGATACCGCACGGCGTCGAGGCACATCAACTCGATGGAGTGGCGCAACAGCGACCCCTTCTCGATGAACGGGGCCCAGAGCTCGATGCCGTGCGGCACCTCCCAGTGCTCGGTCTTCACCACCCGGAAGCCGCGCACCCGCAGCCTACGGGCGAGGCCGGCGGCTGTCTGCTCGTTGACGTGGTAGCGTTTCTCTCCGTCCGTCCGCGGGTACTCGCGCTCCGTCGGCAACGTCGGCCCGATGAAGTAGCTTTCGTAGCGGGCGAGTTCCGCCAGCCATCGGATGGCCTGGTGAACATGGCGGACGTAGGCCGGGTAAGTCACCCTGTACACGAGGGCATTCGGAGAGGTGTGAACGACGAGCCTCCCGCCGGGCTTGAGCACGCGCCTCGCCTCGTCTAGCGCCTGCCGCAGCACGCGCGGGTACAGGTGCTCGACGATGTCGCTCATGATAGCGGTGTCGAACGAGGCGCCGGGAAAGCTCAGCCTTCGGGCATCCATGATCGCGAAGAAGGCGCGGCCACGGACGTCGGCCGGCATCTCCGCCAGCGCTTCCCGGGCGAGCCGAACCGCCGTGGCCGAGTTGTCGATGCCCACGGCGTCCGCGCCCCGCAGCGCCGAGTGCGCCACCAGCTCGCCCCGTCCGCAGCCGATATCGAGGACGCGTTCGCCGGGCAGGATGCGTGCCAGCTCAAGCGCTTTCCGGAGGCGGGCGCTCAGCTTCTGCCCGCGCGAAGCCAGGAACTCGCCGCTCCCCTCGCAGTGCCACAAGAAGTAGCCGCCGTCGTACTCGTCCGGGGGAACGCCCATCTCGGCAAGGGGAACGTCACTGCTGTCCACGCGAAGTTTCCCGCGCAACCCGACCGCCCGGCAGCTTACGCCGCGTCGAGGAGGAACTCCCGTATTATCCGCGCCAGCTCGTCGCGGTGCAGAGTGTAGTACATCCTGTCCGGCGCGACGACCAGGCGCGACCCCGCGATCGCCTTGTGGACGCGCTCCGCCGATGTTAGGGGGTGTATCTCGTCGCCCGGCTGGCCGATTACGAGCGTCGGCGCCCGTATCTCGCCGAAACGCTCGACAGGCAGGTCGGGGCCGTCCACTACGCCTCGTATGGCGGCGACGATGCCTTCCGCGTTCTGGGCCAGCAGCCACTGCCGCATCCACTCGGCCATCTCGGGGGGAAACGGCTGCGGCGCGCCCTCGGCGTAGAGGCGGACGGCGATGTCGACCGCTTTCTCCAGCCCCACGCTCTCGATCAGGGTCGCCAGCCCGCCCAGCGTGTTTCGCGCCACAGCGAACTCCTGCCGGTCGAGCGGAGGCGGCAGCATCAGCACGAGTTTCTGGACCATCTCCGGGTGCTCGAGGGCGAAGACGATGCTCGTGCCCGCTCCCATTGAGCCGCCGCCCACGAAGGCGCGCTCGACCCCCAGGTGCTCGAGCAGCGCGTGCATATCGGCGGCAAGGCCGCGCCAGTGGTAGTCGGCAGGATCGGTGGTGTGACCGGAGAGTCCGTGACCGCGGGCGTCGTAGTTCACGACGGTGAAGCTATCGGTCAGGAGGTCGGAGACGTCGCCGAGCACGGCCATCGTCGCCATGCTGCCCAGCAGCCCGTGGGCCATGACCAGCGGGGGCCCCGCGCCCGAAACGCGGTAGTTCATCTCGAAGCCGTTGACCGTCGCGGTTGGCACGCCCTTAACTCCTCCCGGCGCCTCGATTACAGGTGGGCCAGCAGACCGCCGTCGACGAAGAGGGTCCGGCCGGTCATGTAACCCGCGGAGTCGGACGCGAGGTAGACGGCGAGCGGGCCCACTTCTTCCGGCTTGCCCGGGCGTCGCATAGGGATGAAGCGGATGAGGCGGTTCGCCTCCGGGTTGGGGTCGCCCAGCCCCGGCGTGTCCTCCATCCACGCCGGAGCGATGCAATTCACCGTGATACCCTGCGCCGCCCACTCCTGCGCCAGCGCCCGCGACAGGTTGAGGACGCCGCCCTTGGCCGCGCAGTACGCCGAGCAGTTGGGCAGGCCGCGCTCGCCCAGTCCGGACGCGACGTTGATGATCCGACCCCTCTTCTGCCTGAGCATGAGCGGCCCTACCGCCTTGCAGGCGAAGAAGACGCTATCGAGGTTTAGCCGCAGCACTTTGTCCCACTCGCCCGCAGTTATCTCCGCAACGGGCTTGGCCATAAAGAGGTCACAGCAGTTGACAAGGATGTCGATGCTCCCCATCTCCGACGCCGCATCAGCGACGATCGCCTCTACTCTGTCGAGAGCGATAGGATTGAGGCGCTTTGCGGTCGTGTTCTGCCCGCGGGCGGCAAGCTGACGCGCCGTCTCCTCGGCTGCCGCCACGTCGTCCTTGCTCTCGCCCGCCGAAGCGACGGTCACGCGCGCCCCCGCCTCGGCGAGGGCGAGCGCTATCGCCCGGCCCACGCTCGATCCGGCACCTATCACCAGGGCATTCTTGCCCGAAAGGTCGAACCCTTCGACTGCCATTCTGCGACCTCCTTACAGCGTCACGTGGGGGACGAAGCCGACAGGGGCGTAAGCGTTCGCCAGCCCGCCGCCGTCGACAACAAAGCCCTGGCCGGTAATATAGCTCGAAGCGTCGGAGGCAAGGAAGACCGCCAGCGGCCCCAGCTCCCACGCCTCGCCGAGGCGCTGCACCGGAATGAAGCGGCCCCGCTGTCGCCGCGCCTCCGCCTCCTGCTCGTTCGCCGGCGGCGCCTGCGACACGAAGCCGGGGATGATGCAGTTGACGCGCACGTTCTCGCGCACGAGCATCAGCGCCAACGACTTTGTGAATGAGATGACGCCCGCTTTCGCCGCGCTGTACGCCATGTCCTGCGGGAAGCCGCGCAGCGCCGTCCCCGACGACACGTTGATGATTACGCCGCCGCCCTGCTCGACCATGAGCTTCGCCGCCGCGCGGGCGCAGTAGAACGCGCTCGACAGGTTCACCGCCAGCGAGTCCTGCCAGTCCTCGTCCGAAATCTCCCAGACCGGCTTGCCCATCCCTCTCGCCTCGCCGATGCCGGCGTTGGCGAGCATGATGTCCACGCGCCCGAACTCCTCGCGCGCGCGGGCAACCAGGCGTTCCACCTGCTCCGGGTCGCGGACGTCCGTCCTCACGGCGATCGCCCGCTGCCCCGCTCCGAGGGCGTTCACGTCGTGCGCCGTTCCGTCGATCTGGGCCTGCGTGCGCGCCGCCGCCACGATGTGCGCTCCCGCTTTCGCCAGCGCCAGCGCCATTTCCTTCCCCAGCCCGCGTCCGGCGCCCGTCACCACGGCCACCTTGTCTTTCAGCGCTAGGCTTTCCAGAGTCATTCGCACCCGACCCCTTTCAGACGGCTCGCCGCTTAACCCGCTTCAAGCCGGACAGATGATAGCACCGGCGGCTCTTCGGGGCCAGACGAGACGGTCCACCCGGGCGGGACGCCACAAACGCGTTGATTCTAGAAGGCGTCCAACGTACGATTACCATCGCCGAAAGCCCGCCACGAAAGGGACACGTTGAAACTCGATCTTCCTTACGGCCGAGGAGTGCTGGGTGTCGAGCTGCCCGACGACACCCATGTCCTCCTGCCGTCCCGGTCGACCGCTCTCGCCGTGCCCGAAGAGGCGGTGCGCCTGGCGCTGCGACGGCCCCTGAACTCGCCTCCTCTGCGCGACCTGCTCTCGCCCCATAACAGCGTCGCAATCGTCATCAGCGACATCACCCGCCCCGTGCCCAACCGGGTTCTCCTGCCACCCGTCCTTGAGACGATTGCCGCGGCCGGCGTTCCCCGCGAGCGCGTTGTCGTCATCAACGGAACGGGGATGCACCGCGCCAATACCCGCGAGGAGCTAGCGTCGATGCTGGGCGAGGACGTCGTGCGCGAATACCGCATCGTCAACCACGATGCCCGCGACCCCTCGACGCTCGGCCGCATCGAAGTCGACGGCGAGGACTTCTGGCTCAACCGCGAGTACCTGGAGGCGGGCGTAAAGGTGCTCACCGGCTTCGTGGAGCCGCACATCTTCGCCGGCTACTCCGGCGGCGGCAAGGCGGCGCTTCCCGGCCTCGCGGGCGCCGAGACGGTCCTGAAGAACCACGGCGTCGACATGCTCTCGCACCCCCGCGCGACCTGGTGCTGCGCCGAGGGCAACCCCATCTTCGAGCAGGTCCGCCGCGTCGCTCTCGCCACCGCGCCCGCTTTCATCGTCAACGTGACGCTGAACGAGCGGAAGGAGATAACCGGCGTCTTCGCGGGAGAGCTTGCTGCTGCGCACGATGCAGCTATAGCGCAGGCCGCCGCGCAGGCGCTGACCACGATCCCGCACCTGTACGACGTCGTCGTGGCGACGAACATGGGCTGGCCCGCCGACATCAACCTCTACCAGTCGATGAAAGCGATGTCGGTGGCGGCGCAGGCCGTGCGGCCGGGCGGCGCCATCGTCCTCGCCGCCGAGTGCGCCGAAGGGCTGGGGAACGACGACTTCTCGCGCCTGCTGACGAGCGAGCGGTCATTCCCCGCTCTGATGGAGAAGATACGGCGGCCGGGCTTCGCGGCCGACGAACAGTGGGGCGTGCAGTGCATCGCCATGGTCGCGGAGAAGGCCGACATCTACGTGCACTCCTGTCTACCGCGAGATGTTATCGAGGGGCAGGCGCACCTGCGTCACAGTGAGGACGTTACCGAGACCGTTAGATCGCTTCTGAGGGCGAAGAACGGGGGACGTAAGCCCAGCGTCGCCGCCCTACCCCACGGCCAGCTTACCGTCCCCCGTCTGCAGCGTTAGACCCCGCCTTAGCGCCGCAGCACGCACGACTGCGGCTCCGGTTCGGGCGGTTGCCACCAGTCGTACATGCTGTCCCAGAAGATGAGGCCGTAGTAGTCCAGTATCCCGGCGGGGCCCAGCTCATCGACGACGCGCTGCGGCTCACCGCCATCGGAAGGGACGAGCCACAACGAAGCCCGCATGTCTTCGTCCAGCCGCGGGAACAGCAGCCACTGGCCATCGCGCGACCACAGCGGCCGCTCATCGCGGTACGCGGGGTCGCCGGTCAGGGGGCGCTGATCGCTGCCGTCGCTATTCATCACCCATATTCGCCTGTCGCGCGTAAGCTCGGGGATCAGGCCGGACGCAAGCCCCGCCGTGTTTTCGGGCTGCGAGACGAAGGCGATGCGGTGCCCGTCCGGCGACCAGGCCGGCTCCAGCGACGCCTTGTCGGCCGCGGTGAGCGGCGTCACTTCCCCGGTTTCGACGTTGACCAGCGCGATCCGCTTGTCGGTCCAGCTTGCGCGGCCGACGCCCTCCGTCACCGCCAACATCGACCCGCCGGGCGCCGGCGACACCATTCCCGGCCGTGTCAGGCCGAGGTAGAGGGGACGCGGCTCGCCTCCGGCGACGGGGACCGCCATGAGGTTCGTGCCGTCGGCCATGAGCGACGCCGAGAACTGGATGTCGTCCCAGAAGAGGACGTACTTGCTGTCCGCGGTCCAGCCCTCCAGCACGATGCCGCTGTACTTCGACTCGTGGAGCGTCATGACCTCGCCTGTGCTCATGTCCTCCAGCATGAGCCTGTGGTAGCGGCGGAACGGGCTGCTTTCGTCAGCCACGGCCTCGACGTACGCGCGGTGCTTCCCGTCCGGACTCACGCGCTCGTCCTCTTCCGGCGACGGCGTCTCTTGCGGCAGAAGCTGCTCGCCTGAGCCGTCCTCACGCACCTCCCACATAGCGCCGTCCCTCTCGAACGACAACGATTCGCCGGACGGCGACCAGCGCGGCTTCGTGGCAACAGTCACTCGGCGCGGCTCGCCGTCGGGCAGGTCCTTCACGTAGATTACGCCGTCGAGCTCGTATGCCACCTTCCCGAGGTTGCTAGCGGCCGGCGGCTGTGGCGCGATGGTGTCGGCCGGGCTCTCGCAGTTCGCGGAACCGAGGGCGGGCAGCAGCAGAAGGAGCGACGCGGCGCAGAGAAGAGCGGCTGGAAACGGTCGTCTTGTCCTCATCGGTCCCATCTCCCCGTGTCCTTTGCGCCAGTGTACCGTTGCCGAGTTTCCATCTGCCGGACGGCTCGCCTGCTGATTCCTTACGCTTTCCCTACGCTCGCTGGGGCGATCTGTCAACGGACAGTAAACAGATAAGCGGACGCCGCTCGACTCTGCCCGAAACGCCGGTTAACCCATGGCGCCGATTGGCTGCAGAATTTCATGGTGCAGCCGGGAAGGTTACCGGTGGCGCTGCTCATGCGCCGCCGGCGCGCAAGCCTGCCTGCCGGCCAGGCGGGCCAGATACGTCCCCCTGCCGATGCGGCGTTTGGCCGCAAGCAACTTCCGCACAACCATTCCCGTCGCCAGCAGCGAGATGCCGAGCGCCGCCAGCAGCGTTGCCTCTGCGTTCGAGCCGCCTGCGCCGCCCTCGCCCGCCTGCCCTGTCGCCGGCAGCGTCACCGAGCCCTCACCGGTCTCGCCCGGCTGTTCGTCCCCGCCCGCGCCGGTACCGTCGGGCGGGCCGCACTCGCCAAACCAGCCGCTGTTCATCGGCGCCACCGCGTACGCCCTCTCGACGCCGCCCACCGTCGCCTTCACCACTGCCGCCGCCGTTACGCTGCCGCAATCGGCATCTGCTTTGAGCCCGTAAGACGCCCTGAAGACGTCGATCGATTCGCCAGGGGCAAGGGCGCCAAACGAGGAGAGGTCCCAGGAGGCAAGGCCGGCGGCGGGGACGACGCTGCTGGCTGCCGGATCGGCCTCCGTCAGGGCGACCGGGCCGTCGTGGCGGACAGTCAGCAGGAGACCCGTCGCCTCGGACGCCGATGTGTTCTTCAGGGTTACGACGTAAATGGCCTGCCGGCCGACGCCCCAGAACCGCCGGAACGTCGAAAGCTCTTTCGGCGGGTCGGCGGCCGACGGGTCGCCGACGAAGACCAGCGGGGTCGATGCCGCCACTACACCCTCATGCGAAACCACCCGCAGTTCCGACCTCGATTCCCCTTCCGCCCGCATGTTCATCAGCAGCACGGCCCTCGATTCCACCGTCTGATGAGGTGGGATCCCTTCCCCCTCGAACGATGTTGGCGAGGCCGCGACCGGCAGCAGCTCTCCGTTGCGCCGCACTTCGATGAAGAACGTCTCGACGGCCGGGCCGGCGGTGGCGGGCACGATTTCAACCCGACCGGCGGGCCGCGCCTCGTCCGACTCATTGATGTAGCGCGTAACACACTCGACCACCGTCCACTCGTTAGGCCGCATTACGTTGGGGGAGCACTCATGCTCGAGCCTCAGGCCGGAGGCGGTCGCTTCCGGGGCGGGCGTTGGAGTCGCCGCCTCCGGCGTCTGAGCGATGATGAGCCGCGGGCCGGTGCCAAGAACGAGCGCGACCAGCGTTGCCGTCAGCAAACAGGCCGCTCTTGCTGCCATCACGCCGCCTCCCGCTGGAACCCCGTTCCCGATTTCGCACCTGCTACAACGCTCGAAAGCGAAATTAGTTAACGAGCGTGTAGAGCTTTTTCGCCCCCATTTCGTCATTTCTCTTTCTCGCCGCGAAAACCCGTTATCCGTCGCCAAAGCGCTCCCAGTTGGGGAACAGTCCCCGCGCTTCCAGCGCCGGCGTTAGTAGCTCGTCGGCCAGAACGTACGCGTACATGACGCCCGTCAGCAGCCAGCGTCCCTCCTCGAAGGCCCAGGACGTGTTGAGGGCCACGCGAAGCGGCCCCTCGCCGGCGATGTCGGTGGGGCGCTCGATGATGGCGGTGACGATGGCGTCGTACCGGCCGCCGCCGACGTTCAGCGCGTACACCTGGGGCTCGCCGCCGCCGAACGCATCGCTTTCGTCAGGCAGCGTTCCGCTGAAGAAGGCGTCGAGGCCGCGCACCGCCGTCTCGACGGGCACGGTCGCCCCCTCGGAGCGCCAAGCCGACACCTCGAAGCCGTCGAACTCCTGTCCGACCGATTCGCAGGCCGGCCCGCCGGGGCCCCGCGGCTCCACGTCCTCCTGCCGGCAGACGATGTGCCTCGTCCGCATCCTCTCGCGCAGGAAATCGACCGGCTGCGTCTTTATTGCTGTATCCAGGTCCGCCGCGAAGGCGCGGAATTCGGCGTCCTGGGGCTGCTCGCCGGAGACGCTCGTGGGCGACGCCTCGGGTGGAGCCGTCGCCGTCGCGCCGGCGGGCGGCGTCGGTGAGGGTGTCGACTCCTCGTCCTCCGCTCCCCCGCAACTCACCGCGAACAACAAGAACAGGACGACCAGCGCGACAGCGCGGGCCACGAAGAAAGCGCTTCCAGCGATGGCTCTCATCCCTCAATTCCCTCCTCGTCGTTAGTCTTTGCGTCACGGAGCAGCCGTCGCCCTGCTGCCGCCTCGCAGTCTTCTTCTTGAATAATAGCTACGGACACCACGCTCCGACTGACCGCAAACGTGCCGGAATCATTACAGACGGCGCGTCAATCTCATTGATAGCCGAGAGCGCAGCGAGACGCTTGACGCCCGGCCGTCGCTTTCCCTGCGGTTCCCTTACGCCGCGACACGCGGACCGAGAATCGAGGCCGGCCGGCCGCCGGGGCGCCTGACGATCATTGACAGGCTGTGTGAGAAGGGAATCGTGACCGGTGGGCGCCTGGAGATTAGCGCTGGTCCTGCGGCGTCTCGTCCTTTCGCCAGCGGAGCACGGGCCGGCGCGCTGCCGTCGCCTCATCGAGACGGCGCAGGGGGGCGTTGTGCGGCGCCTCGCGCAGCAGCGACGGCTCATCTTCCGCCTCGCGCGCGATCGCCAGCATCGCCTCGCAGAAGGCGTCGAGCGTCTCCTTACTCTCCGTCTCCGTCGGCTCGATCATCAACGCCTCGTCAACGATCAGCGGGAAGTACATCGTCGGCGGGTGGGAGCCGTAGTCGATGAGCCGCTTGGCGATGTCGTGGGCGCGCACGCCGTGCGCCTTCTGCCGCGACGCCGAAAGGACGACCTCGTGCAGGCAGCGGCGGTCGCAGGGGAGGCGGTAGGCGCTGCGAAGGCGGGCCAGCAGGTAGTTGGCGTTGATGACAGCGCTCTCGCTCACCTCGCGCAGGCCTTCCGCGCCAAGGCTGCGGATGTAGGCGTACGCCCTGACCATGACGCCGAAGTTGCCGTGGAACAGCCCCATCCTGCCGATGCTGCGCTCCGGCTCCGTCAGTACGAAGCTGTTGTCGTCGCGGCGCGTCACCTGGGGCGCGGGCAGGAACGGGGCGAGCGGCGCCTTCACGGCGATGGGGCCGGAGCCGGGGCCGCCGCCGCCGTGCGGGGTGCTGAACGTCTTGTGCAGGTTCGTGTGGACGACGTCGAAGCCGAGATCGCCCACTTTCACGCGGCCGAGGAGGGCGTTGAGGTTGGCGCCGTCGCAGTAGAGGAGCGCGCCCCGATCATGCACCATCGCCGCGATCTGCAGGATGTTCGTGTCGAAGAGGCCGAGCGTGTTGGGCTGCGTCAGCATCACGGCCGCCACGTCGTCGCCCAGGGCAGCGGCGAGCGCGGGGACGTCCGTATTCCCCTGCGAATCGGACGCTACGGAGACGACC
This region includes:
- a CDS encoding glucose 1-dehydrogenase — encoded protein: MDLGLAGKAAIVTGSSRGIGRAIALALAGEGCDVVLCARGEAALRDAEAEVGRRGVRTLAVAVDVTQRDGVETLVRRAVDAFGRVDVLVNNVGGSFAGDEDDAWDASYRANLLAAVRATRLVAPHMRRQGGGSIIHVASIWGRESGGALTYNALKAALISHAKNTALALAPDNIRVNSVAPGSIAFPGGSWQRRIDADPEAMARFVEANIPMGRFGRPEEVAAVVAFLASDRASWVTGACINVDGGQSRSNI
- a CDS encoding CoA transferase, coding for MADQPLEGLLAIDLAGGVAGAYCCSLLAAAGAEVIKVEPPRKGHPLRYRAPFLKDIPAPENSALFLFLNAGKKSVTLDCEAEDGRALLRALVDKADALVEEAPPGYLASLGLTYDDLRRTNPRLVITSVTSHGPWDSRAAYRLDNLTLLAAAGRLNPDVGCGADEAAGHAAEYEAGLNAFAATLAGLLGVAVSERGQRVGVAGVECLAATSVLPKLSPRPAVAAAVPSVETEHPLAGRLAYPPLPFALEGVDYRQPAPLLGGDNAAVYGEMLGLTPDEIASLAAKEVI
- a CDS encoding CoA transferase; its protein translation is MSRLPLAAVRVVELDAGLAGARCARILGDLGAEVIKVERPSSTPPTDALRFDLDRNKLGCAIDAADERGRAMLLRLARLSQVAVVAFDGAGPSADQLREAKPDLIIASLPPSDGPPALEDVTLGTAAAAGVLVALVKHRRTGESSLVALRGDALAASFRGERALRAPAPPSASDAPCGCYSCGRGTIAVSVSSDEEFAALCRAIGREELVRDPRLSDAPSRSENAAELGRYIEAWTANRSAEEAAQALQEAGVSASPVLTPGDIQRDPHLRRGGFFELIAHPEGEREVPRLPWRFRGTSVHTRLPAPLPGEHNAYVFRDLLRLSDAEISELAGAGVIGKV
- a CDS encoding class I SAM-dependent methyltransferase, which encodes MDSSDVPLAEMGVPPDEYDGGYFLWHCEGSGEFLASRGQKLSARLRKALELARILPGERVLDIGCGRGELVAHSALRGADAVGIDNSATAVRLAREALAEMPADVRGRAFFAIMDARRLSFPGASFDTAIMSDIVEHLYPRVLRQALDEARRVLKPGGRLVVHTSPNALVYRVTYPAYVRHVHQAIRWLAELARYESYFIGPTLPTEREYPRTDGEKRYHVNEQTAAGLARRLRVRGFRVVKTEHWEVPHGIELWAPFIEKGSLLRHSIELMCLDAVRYLRPFSYIRPLNALFANHIWMVAKKI
- a CDS encoding alpha/beta hydrolase; translation: MPTATVNGFEMNYRVSGAGPPLVMAHGLLGSMATMAVLGDVSDLLTDSFTVVNYDARGHGLSGHTTDPADYHWRGLAADMHALLEHLGVERAFVGGGSMGAGTSIVFALEHPEMVQKLVLMLPPPLDRQEFAVARNTLGGLATLIESVGLEKAVDIAVRLYAEGAPQPFPPEMAEWMRQWLLAQNAEGIVAAIRGVVDGPDLPVERFGEIRAPTLVIGQPGDEIHPLTSAERVHKAIAGSRLVVAPDRMYYTLHRDELARIIREFLLDAA
- a CDS encoding SDR family oxidoreductase — encoded protein: MAVEGFDLSGKNALVIGAGSSVGRAIALALAEAGARVTVASAGESKDDVAAAEETARQLAARGQNTTAKRLNPIALDRVEAIVADAASEMGSIDILVNCCDLFMAKPVAEITAGEWDKVLRLNLDSVFFACKAVGPLMLRQKRGRIINVASGLGERGLPNCSAYCAAKGGVLNLSRALAQEWAAQGITVNCIAPAWMEDTPGLGDPNPEANRLIRFIPMRRPGKPEEVGPLAVYLASDSAGYMTGRTLFVDGGLLAHL
- a CDS encoding glucose 1-dehydrogenase, with product MTLESLALKDKVAVVTGAGRGLGKEMALALAKAGAHIVAAARTQAQIDGTAHDVNALGAGQRAIAVRTDVRDPEQVERLVARAREEFGRVDIMLANAGIGEARGMGKPVWEISDEDWQDSLAVNLSSAFYCARAAAKLMVEQGGGVIINVSSGTALRGFPQDMAYSAAKAGVISFTKSLALMLVRENVRVNCIIPGFVSQAPPANEQEAEARRQRGRFIPVQRLGEAWELGPLAVFLASDASSYITGQGFVVDGGGLANAYAPVGFVPHVTL
- the larA gene encoding nickel-dependent lactate racemase, yielding MKLDLPYGRGVLGVELPDDTHVLLPSRSTALAVPEEAVRLALRRPLNSPPLRDLLSPHNSVAIVISDITRPVPNRVLLPPVLETIAAAGVPRERVVVINGTGMHRANTREELASMLGEDVVREYRIVNHDARDPSTLGRIEVDGEDFWLNREYLEAGVKVLTGFVEPHIFAGYSGGGKAALPGLAGAETVLKNHGVDMLSHPRATWCCAEGNPIFEQVRRVALATAPAFIVNVTLNERKEITGVFAGELAAAHDAAIAQAAAQALTTIPHLYDVVVATNMGWPADINLYQSMKAMSVAAQAVRPGGAIVLAAECAEGLGNDDFSRLLTSERSFPALMEKIRRPGFAADEQWGVQCIAMVAEKADIYVHSCLPRDVIEGQAHLRHSEDVTETVRSLLRAKNGGRKPSVAALPHGQLTVPRLQR
- the gcvPB gene encoding aminomethyl-transferring glycine dehydrogenase subunit GcvPB; the encoded protein is MNGAASIGDRLSFDLSRPGRTAVTLPELDVPEAPLPPSALLRDKLNLPELSQPGLVRYFTDLSHLNFCVDCIFYPLGSCTMKYNPKVHEELAGLPGFAQLHPLQPSETAQGALALMFELQRLLAEITGMDAVSLAPAAGAHGELASILTIKAYLRSRGESRRRVLVPDSAHGTNPATAAMGGFEVVSVASDSQGNTDVPALAAALGDDVAAVMLTQPNTLGLFDTNILQIAAMVHDRGALLYCDGANLNALLGRVKVGDLGFDVVHTNLHKTFSTPHGGGGPGSGPIAVKAPLAPFLPAPQVTRRDDNSFVLTEPERSIGRMGLFHGNFGVMVRAYAYIRSLGAEGLREVSESAVINANYLLARLRSAYRLPCDRRCLHEVVLSASRQKAHGVRAHDIAKRLIDYGSHPPTMYFPLIVDEALMIEPTETESKETLDAFCEAMLAIAREAEDEPSLLREAPHNAPLRRLDEATAARRPVLRWRKDETPQDQR